One window from the genome of Amycolatopsis sp. NBC_01480 encodes:
- a CDS encoding bifunctional o-acetylhomoserine/o-acetylserine sulfhydrylase, which produces MPEDTSAWSFETKQIHAGAAPDPTTGARATPIYQTTSYVFRDSQHGADLFSLAEPGNIYTRIMNPTQDVLEQRLAALEGGVAALAFASGSAATTAAILNLAGAGDHFVSSPSLYGGTYNLFHYTLPKLGIEVTFIDDQDDLEQWRAAVRPNTKLFFAETLANPGSNVLDVRAVADVAHEAGVPLVVDNTVPTPYLLRPIEHGADVVVHSATKYLGGHGTTVAGVLVDGGTFDFGKDPARFPGFNEADPSYHGLKYWEALGPGAYAAKARVQILRDTGAAISPLNSFLILQGIETLSLRLERHVSNAQALAEWLEQRDEVEKVYYAGLPSSPFYSVAQKYLPRGAGAVLSFDLRGGVDAGRSFVDGTELHSQLVNIGDVRSLIVHPASTTHSQLSPEEQLASGVTPGLVRLAVGLEGLEDLKADLEAGFRAAKAAQ; this is translated from the coding sequence ATGCCGGAAGACACCTCGGCCTGGTCCTTCGAGACCAAGCAGATCCACGCGGGCGCGGCGCCGGATCCCACGACCGGGGCCCGCGCGACGCCGATCTACCAGACGACGTCGTACGTCTTCCGCGACAGCCAGCACGGCGCCGACCTGTTCAGCCTGGCCGAGCCGGGCAACATCTACACCCGCATCATGAACCCGACGCAGGACGTGCTGGAGCAGCGGCTCGCCGCGCTCGAGGGCGGGGTCGCCGCGCTCGCGTTCGCCTCCGGTTCCGCCGCCACCACCGCGGCGATCCTCAACCTGGCCGGTGCCGGCGACCACTTCGTCTCCAGCCCTTCGCTCTACGGCGGCACGTACAACCTGTTCCACTACACGCTGCCGAAGCTCGGCATCGAGGTCACGTTCATCGACGACCAGGACGACCTCGAGCAGTGGCGCGCCGCGGTCCGGCCCAACACCAAGCTGTTCTTCGCCGAGACGCTGGCGAACCCGGGCAGCAACGTGCTCGACGTGCGCGCGGTCGCCGACGTCGCGCACGAGGCCGGCGTGCCGCTGGTCGTGGACAACACCGTGCCCACGCCGTACCTGCTGCGCCCGATCGAGCACGGCGCGGACGTCGTCGTGCACTCCGCGACCAAGTACCTGGGCGGCCACGGCACCACCGTCGCCGGCGTGCTGGTCGACGGCGGCACGTTCGACTTCGGCAAGGACCCGGCGAGGTTCCCGGGCTTCAACGAGGCGGACCCGAGTTACCACGGCCTCAAGTACTGGGAGGCGCTCGGCCCGGGCGCGTACGCGGCGAAGGCGCGGGTGCAGATCCTCCGCGACACCGGCGCGGCCATCTCGCCGTTGAACAGTTTCCTCATCCTGCAGGGCATCGAGACGCTTTCGCTGCGGCTGGAGCGGCACGTGTCCAACGCGCAGGCGCTGGCCGAGTGGCTGGAGCAGCGCGACGAGGTCGAGAAGGTCTACTACGCCGGCCTGCCGTCGAGCCCGTTCTACTCCGTCGCGCAGAAGTACCTGCCGCGCGGCGCGGGCGCGGTGCTGTCGTTCGATCTCCGTGGCGGGGTCGACGCCGGCCGCAGCTTCGTGGACGGCACGGAACTGCACAGCCAGCTGGTGAACATCGGCGACGTGCGCAGCCTGATCGTGCACCCGGCGTCCACCACGCACAGCCAGCTGAGCCCCGAGGAGCAGCTGGCCAGCGGCGTCACGCCGGGCCTGGTGCGGCTCGCCGTGGGCCTGGAAGGCCTCGAAGACCTGAAGGCCGACCTCGAGGCGGGCTTCCGGGCCGCCAAGGCGGCGCAGTGA
- a CDS encoding class I SAM-dependent methyltransferase, whose translation MREQLRTTFGEDAGRYDRARPGYPAAVFEDLEAGTRVLEIGCGTGQASVPLAERGCVLTAVELSADLAAVASAKLADFPSATVETGAFEDWPPSPEPFDVVLAATAFHWLDPATRMAKAADALREGGTLALITTHHVAGGSGRFFTDVQRCYERFDPATPPGLRLSAAADVPTTFDESDRFGPPRFRRWEWELDYSTAEYIDLLLTYSGHRALPPERREGLLDAITRLIDEEHGGRITKRYLTELATAVRR comes from the coding sequence ATGCGGGAACAGCTGCGGACGACCTTCGGTGAGGACGCCGGGCGGTATGACCGGGCGCGCCCGGGTTATCCGGCGGCGGTGTTCGAGGATCTCGAAGCGGGCACGCGGGTGCTCGAGATCGGCTGTGGGACCGGGCAGGCGAGCGTCCCGCTGGCCGAGCGCGGGTGCGTGCTCACCGCCGTCGAACTGAGCGCGGACCTGGCGGCCGTCGCGTCCGCGAAGCTGGCCGATTTCCCTTCCGCGACAGTCGAAACCGGCGCTTTCGAGGACTGGCCGCCGTCGCCCGAGCCGTTCGACGTCGTGCTCGCCGCGACGGCCTTCCACTGGCTCGACCCGGCGACCCGCATGGCGAAGGCCGCAGACGCCCTGCGTGAAGGCGGCACGCTCGCCCTGATCACGACCCACCACGTGGCGGGCGGCAGCGGGCGGTTTTTCACCGACGTCCAGCGCTGTTACGAGCGCTTCGACCCGGCGACCCCGCCCGGCCTGCGCCTGTCCGCGGCCGCGGACGTGCCCACCACCTTCGACGAGTCCGACCGCTTCGGGCCGCCGCGCTTCCGACGCTGGGAATGGGAGCTGGACTATTCGACCGCGGAGTACATCGACCTGCTGCTGACCTACTCCGGCCACCGCGCCCTGCCGCCGGAGCGCCGCGAGGGCCTGCTCGACGCCATCACCCGGCTGATCGACGAGGAGCACGGCGGCCGGATCACCAAGCGCTACCTGACCGAGCTGGCCACGGCCGTGCGCCGCTGA
- a CDS encoding PucR family transcriptional regulator, giving the protein MVSVRSVVDRVGPTLLHALQLPEDGPAVGDVVIAEPGTPTGVAAGDLVLGVATAEAADAAELVRLSASQGAAAVLLKPPLAAKPTVKRAAKTAGIALVQVHAATSWAQLVWLLRTVLDALGDESESLEEGGDPGSGDLFRLADAVASVVDAPVTIEDTNSRVLAYSARQDLTDPARVATIMGRRIPDDVLARFRSRGVFRELSRGRQTIFVPAQRDGTLPRLIVPIRMGGELLGSMWAVVAGPVSEERAAAFADAAPVVALHLLRRRAHTDTQRRASAELLRAVLEGRAGPRRAVGELDLSDEPHRVVVIEVTGGDGRDAEGLRLALLERISQGVGRRPVATELGGLLYAVVPDTPGAGGWAELRDAIASQTASRRGGVPRAAAGAPGDVTALPTSRAQADEALGLLRAGIVDGRVVAYDQQWTALVLHRGATGAAAAKVAELGPLGQLRAHDETNSAGYVDTLYAWLRHPGDPRAAAQELRIHPNTLRYRMKRLLALVPLDLDDPDVRLALTTQLVALRWS; this is encoded by the coding sequence GTGGTCTCCGTACGCAGCGTTGTCGACCGGGTGGGGCCGACGCTGCTGCACGCGTTGCAACTGCCCGAGGACGGCCCGGCGGTCGGCGATGTGGTGATCGCCGAGCCGGGCACACCGACCGGGGTCGCGGCCGGCGACCTCGTGCTGGGCGTGGCGACGGCGGAGGCGGCCGACGCGGCGGAGCTGGTGCGGCTCAGCGCGAGCCAGGGCGCGGCGGCGGTGCTGCTGAAGCCGCCGCTCGCGGCGAAGCCCACGGTGAAACGGGCGGCCAAGACCGCCGGGATCGCGCTGGTCCAGGTGCACGCGGCGACTTCGTGGGCCCAGCTCGTCTGGCTGCTGCGCACGGTGCTCGACGCGCTCGGCGACGAGTCGGAATCGCTGGAGGAGGGCGGTGATCCCGGGTCCGGCGACCTGTTCCGGCTGGCCGACGCGGTGGCGTCCGTGGTGGACGCCCCGGTGACCATCGAGGACACCAACTCGAGGGTGCTCGCCTACTCCGCGCGCCAGGACCTCACCGACCCCGCGCGGGTGGCCACGATCATGGGCCGCCGGATCCCCGACGACGTGCTCGCGCGGTTCCGTTCCCGCGGCGTGTTCCGCGAGCTTTCCCGTGGCCGGCAGACGATTTTCGTACCGGCCCAGCGCGACGGCACACTGCCGCGGCTGATCGTGCCCATCCGGATGGGCGGTGAGCTGCTGGGCTCGATGTGGGCGGTGGTCGCCGGGCCAGTCTCGGAGGAACGCGCGGCCGCCTTCGCCGACGCCGCGCCCGTCGTCGCCCTTCACCTGCTTCGGCGACGCGCGCACACGGACACGCAGCGCCGCGCTTCGGCCGAGCTGCTGCGCGCTGTCCTCGAAGGACGAGCCGGGCCCCGTCGCGCGGTCGGCGAGCTGGACCTCTCCGACGAGCCGCACCGCGTTGTCGTCATCGAGGTCACCGGCGGCGACGGGCGCGACGCCGAGGGCCTGCGGCTGGCGTTGCTGGAACGGATTTCGCAGGGCGTCGGCCGCCGTCCGGTGGCGACGGAGCTGGGTGGGCTGCTGTACGCGGTCGTCCCGGACACCCCCGGAGCCGGGGGCTGGGCCGAGTTGCGCGACGCGATCGCGAGCCAGACCGCGTCACGGCGCGGCGGCGTCCCCCGGGCGGCCGCGGGCGCACCGGGCGACGTCACGGCGCTGCCGACGTCACGGGCCCAGGCCGACGAGGCCCTCGGCCTGCTGCGCGCGGGCATCGTGGACGGCCGCGTCGTCGCGTACGACCAGCAGTGGACGGCGCTGGTCCTGCACCGCGGCGCGACCGGCGCGGCCGCGGCGAAGGTGGCGGAGCTGGGCCCGCTCGGCCAGTTGCGCGCCCACGACGAGACGAACAGCGCCGGCTACGTCGACACGCTGTACGCCTGGCTCCGCCACCCCGGCGACCCCCGCGCGGCGGCCCAGGAGCTGCGGATCCATCCGAACACCTTGCGCTACCGGATGAAACGCCTGCTGGCGCTGGTCCCCCTCGACCTGGACGACCCCGACGTCCGGCTGGCTTTGACCACCCAGCTGGTCGCGTTGCGGTGGAGCTGA
- a CDS encoding pyridoxamine 5'-phosphate oxidase family protein gives MSGFESPFDLDEFLAQPLTARVATAGPTVRPTWYLWEDNAFWILSGSWSRLPGRIRATPRIALTVDVCDVATGLVRQVGASGDAEIRPFDVPRGRRKLVRYLGPDEHRWDPRFRDYLHEDDRTVWVRLAPASLRAHDLSYQV, from the coding sequence GTGAGCGGGTTCGAGAGTCCTTTCGACCTCGACGAGTTCCTGGCCCAACCGCTCACCGCCAGGGTCGCCACGGCCGGGCCGACGGTGCGCCCCACCTGGTACCTGTGGGAGGACAACGCGTTCTGGATCCTGAGCGGTTCGTGGTCGCGGCTGCCCGGCCGGATCCGCGCCACGCCGCGGATCGCGCTGACGGTCGACGTCTGCGACGTGGCCACCGGGCTTGTCCGCCAGGTCGGCGCGAGCGGCGACGCGGAGATCCGGCCGTTCGACGTGCCGCGCGGCCGCCGCAAGCTGGTGCGTTACCTAGGCCCGGACGAACACCGCTGGGACCCGCGCTTCCGCGATTACCTGCACGAGGACGACCGCACCGTCTGGGTGCGGCTCGCGCCGGCGTCGCTGCGGGCGCACGATCTCAGCTACCAGGTCTGA
- a CDS encoding zinc-binding dehydrogenase, which yields MRAVWLGEFGGPGVLVAGEAPDPVAGPGQVLVEVAFSNVTFVETQFRASGSGPFTPVLPMIPGNGVGGVISRVGEGVGLGLVGKRVVTSTGGAGGYAQRVAVDASLVFPVPDALSLDVAVALLADGRTATGLVHAASVRPGERVLVEAAAGGVGSLLVQLAKAAGAEVVAAAGGAEKVARARELGADFAVDYTEPGWPEKAGEVDVVFDGVGGEIGTTAFSLLRPGGRMARYGLASGTWAEVSEEDARARGVTLVGSIGDAAALRGFTESALAAAAAGDLTPVIGQRFPLADAAEAHAAIEARATFGKTLLVA from the coding sequence ATGCGTGCGGTCTGGCTAGGCGAGTTCGGGGGTCCCGGGGTGCTGGTCGCGGGGGAGGCGCCGGACCCGGTCGCGGGACCGGGACAGGTGCTCGTGGAGGTGGCCTTCTCGAACGTGACGTTTGTGGAGACCCAGTTCCGGGCGTCGGGCTCCGGCCCGTTCACCCCGGTGCTGCCGATGATTCCCGGCAACGGCGTCGGCGGCGTGATCAGCCGGGTGGGCGAGGGCGTCGGGCTCGGCCTGGTCGGCAAGCGCGTGGTGACCTCGACCGGCGGGGCGGGCGGTTACGCGCAGCGGGTTGCGGTGGACGCGTCGCTGGTGTTCCCGGTGCCGGACGCGCTGAGCCTGGACGTCGCCGTCGCGCTCCTCGCCGACGGCCGGACGGCGACCGGCCTGGTGCACGCGGCGTCGGTCAGGCCGGGTGAGCGGGTGCTGGTCGAGGCGGCGGCCGGCGGTGTCGGCAGCCTGCTGGTGCAGCTGGCGAAGGCCGCGGGCGCCGAGGTGGTCGCCGCGGCCGGCGGGGCGGAGAAGGTTGCCCGCGCCCGGGAACTGGGCGCGGACTTCGCGGTCGACTACACCGAACCCGGCTGGCCGGAGAAGGCCGGCGAGGTCGACGTGGTCTTCGACGGCGTCGGCGGCGAAATCGGCACCACGGCGTTCTCCCTGCTGCGCCCGGGCGGCCGCATGGCGCGGTACGGCCTGGCGAGCGGCACCTGGGCCGAAGTGTCCGAAGAGGACGCTCGCGCCCGCGGCGTCACGCTGGTCGGCTCGATCGGCGACGCGGCCGCCCTGCGCGGCTTCACGGAGTCCGCCCTCGCCGCGGCTGCCGCGGGAGACCTCACCCCGGTGATCGGCCAGCGCTTCCCGCTCGCTGATGCCGCGGAGGCCCACGCGGCGATCGAGGCGCGTGCGACGTTCGGCAAGACCTTGCTCGTCGCGTGA
- a CDS encoding TetR-like C-terminal domain-containing protein, producing MRRVTANNLDRARGQGFVPKQVASARENPELRAVVDEVFDQRQATLRDRLQTAVERGELPAVDLSFLGAMLAGPVQLFVSRGSRAFTRADAQRVSSIVLAGVRATAADDARPRR from the coding sequence ATCCGCCGGGTCACAGCCAACAACCTCGACCGCGCTCGAGGTCAAGGGTTTGTGCCGAAACAGGTGGCCTCGGCGCGGGAAAACCCCGAGCTGCGGGCCGTCGTCGACGAGGTTTTCGACCAGCGGCAGGCGACCCTGCGAGACCGCCTGCAGACCGCGGTCGAGCGCGGCGAGCTGCCCGCGGTCGACCTGTCCTTCCTCGGCGCGATGCTCGCCGGGCCCGTCCAGCTGTTCGTCAGCCGCGGTTCCCGCGCCTTCACCCGGGCCGACGCGCAGCGGGTGAGCTCGATCGTGCTCGCCGGGGTGCGGGCCACCGCAGCCGACGACGCCCGGCCCCGCCGATGA
- a CDS encoding aldo/keto reductase, whose amino-acid sequence MSTTLDSYRLLGRSGLRVSPLALGAATFGTEWGWGAEQDDARKLFDIYVERGGNFIDTASTYTNGSSERLLGEFARDNRESLVLATKYSTLSRPGDPNSGGSHRKTMFASVETSLRRLNTDYIDLLYLHVWDFTTSVEEVLRGMDDLVRQGKVLYVAICNTPAWQVSRMQAIADLRGWSPLVALQFEYSLIERTGERDLIPMAREMGLGVIPYSPLAGGVLAGKYSRADLTAGKTGDGTRKDFNIANGDVTERNLAIADVLKEVAAELGRSPGQVGLAWAGQHPDVTAPIIGARTPAQLEDNLGALEVDFTDAQLAQLDQASAIELGNPHALLASDRGRAFNRGDLKVESRR is encoded by the coding sequence ATGTCGACCACCCTCGACAGCTACCGGCTGCTGGGCCGCTCCGGGCTGCGGGTCTCCCCGCTGGCACTGGGCGCGGCGACCTTCGGCACCGAATGGGGCTGGGGCGCCGAGCAGGACGACGCGCGCAAGCTGTTCGACATCTACGTCGAGCGCGGCGGCAATTTCATCGACACCGCCAGCACGTACACCAACGGCAGCTCCGAGCGGCTGCTGGGCGAATTCGCCCGCGACAACCGCGAAAGCCTGGTGCTGGCCACGAAATACTCGACGCTGAGCCGGCCCGGCGACCCGAATTCCGGCGGCAGCCACCGGAAGACCATGTTCGCGTCGGTGGAGACCAGCCTGCGGCGGCTGAACACGGACTACATCGACCTGCTTTACCTGCACGTGTGGGACTTCACGACGTCGGTCGAGGAGGTCCTGCGCGGGATGGACGACCTGGTCCGCCAGGGCAAGGTCCTGTACGTGGCGATCTGCAACACCCCGGCGTGGCAGGTCTCGCGCATGCAGGCGATCGCCGACCTGCGCGGCTGGTCTCCGTTGGTGGCGCTGCAGTTCGAGTACAGCCTGATCGAGCGCACCGGGGAACGCGACCTGATCCCGATGGCCCGTGAGATGGGGCTGGGCGTGATCCCGTATTCGCCGCTGGCCGGCGGGGTGCTCGCGGGCAAGTACAGCCGCGCCGACCTCACCGCGGGCAAGACCGGCGACGGCACCCGCAAGGACTTCAACATCGCCAACGGCGACGTCACCGAGCGAAACCTGGCGATCGCGGACGTGCTGAAGGAGGTCGCCGCGGAGCTGGGCCGCAGCCCCGGCCAGGTCGGGCTGGCCTGGGCCGGGCAGCACCCGGACGTGACGGCGCCGATCATCGGCGCGCGCACCCCGGCGCAGCTGGAGGACAACCTGGGCGCGCTGGAGGTCGACTTCACCGACGCCCAGTTGGCCCAACTCGACCAGGCCAGCGCGATCGAACTCGGCAATCCGCACGCGCTGCTCGCCAGTGACCGGGGCCGCGCGTTCAACCGCGGTGATCTGAAGGTCGAATCCCGCCGCTGA
- a CDS encoding helix-turn-helix transcriptional regulator, which translates to MTTSTADPNQELAVFLRTRRERLDPDDFGLPARRRVRRTPGLRREEVAELAGVSIDYIVRLEQARGLRPSANVVEALAKALRLAPDERAYLFDLAQQRPLNTDKPATTAPEPLARLVAGLSPLPAMLMNHRYDILAWNPEMASLLMDFGTLPPSRRNQMWLCLMHPQVRAFYADREVVVREAIAHLRAAWAAHPEDQVLADFITEFAADDELFARLWAERDIVLNGRGRKVLRRPDVGMLTVDFEVLMPLQDQDQRLVIYRAADEASQSALDRLCAR; encoded by the coding sequence ATGACGACGAGCACCGCGGACCCGAACCAGGAGCTGGCCGTTTTCCTCCGGACCCGGCGCGAACGCCTGGACCCGGACGATTTCGGCCTGCCGGCCCGCCGCCGCGTCCGGCGGACCCCGGGCTTGCGCCGTGAAGAGGTCGCCGAGCTGGCCGGGGTCAGCATCGACTACATCGTGCGGCTCGAACAGGCCCGCGGGCTGCGGCCGTCCGCGAACGTGGTGGAGGCGCTGGCCAAGGCCCTGCGCCTGGCCCCGGACGAACGCGCGTACCTGTTCGACCTGGCCCAGCAGCGGCCCCTGAACACCGACAAGCCCGCCACCACCGCGCCGGAGCCGCTCGCCCGGCTCGTGGCCGGTCTGTCGCCGCTGCCGGCCATGCTGATGAACCACCGTTACGACATCCTGGCCTGGAATCCCGAAATGGCGAGCCTGCTGATGGACTTCGGCACGCTGCCGCCGTCGCGGCGCAATCAGATGTGGCTGTGCCTGATGCACCCGCAAGTCCGGGCGTTTTACGCCGACCGCGAAGTCGTTGTACGCGAGGCGATCGCGCACCTGCGTGCCGCCTGGGCCGCGCATCCGGAAGACCAGGTGCTGGCCGACTTCATCACCGAATTCGCCGCCGACGACGAGTTGTTCGCGCGCTTGTGGGCCGAGCGGGACATCGTGCTGAACGGCCGCGGGCGCAAGGTGCTGCGCCGTCCCGACGTCGGGATGCTCACCGTCGACTTCGAAGTGCTGATGCCCCTGCAGGACCAGGACCAGCGGCTGGTGATCTACCGCGCCGCCGACGAGGCGAGCCAGTCGGCCTTGGACCGGCTGTGCGCACGGTGA
- the ald gene encoding alanine dehydrogenase: MRIAVPREIKRHEYRVALTPAGVHELVGRGHDVFVETGAGVGSSISDEEYVTAGAKILATAEDTWAEGELVLKVKEPIAEEYPRLRRDQVLFTYLHIAADRALTDALLAAGTTAIAYETVQTPNGALPLLAPMSEVAGRLAPQVGAFSLMKPSGGRGVLPGGIPGVHPARVVVIGGGVAGLNAARVALGLGSDVEILDTNVDRLRQIDNDFGGRIRTVTSNRLAVEESVLAADLVIGAVLVPGAKAPKLVSNDLVSRMKPGSVLVDIAIDQGGCFADSRPTTHDEPTYQVHESVFYCVANMPGAVPRTSTYGLTNVTLPYAVQLADHGWKSALTADASLAKGLNTHAGQLTNEPVAVAHSLPHTSVESVLA; encoded by the coding sequence GTGCGTATCGCCGTTCCCCGTGAGATCAAGAGGCACGAGTACCGGGTCGCGCTGACCCCGGCCGGGGTGCACGAGCTGGTCGGCCGAGGACACGACGTTTTCGTCGAGACCGGCGCCGGTGTCGGCTCGTCGATCAGCGACGAGGAGTACGTCACGGCCGGGGCGAAGATCCTCGCCACCGCCGAGGACACCTGGGCCGAGGGCGAGCTGGTGCTGAAGGTCAAGGAGCCGATCGCCGAGGAGTACCCGCGGCTGCGCCGGGACCAGGTGCTGTTCACCTACCTGCACATCGCCGCCGACCGCGCGCTGACCGACGCGCTGCTGGCCGCCGGCACCACCGCGATCGCGTACGAGACGGTGCAGACCCCGAACGGCGCGCTGCCGCTGCTCGCCCCGATGTCCGAGGTCGCGGGCCGGCTGGCCCCGCAGGTCGGCGCGTTCTCCCTGATGAAGCCCAGCGGCGGCCGCGGCGTGCTGCCCGGCGGCATCCCCGGCGTGCACCCGGCGCGGGTCGTCGTGATCGGCGGCGGCGTGGCCGGCCTGAACGCCGCGCGCGTGGCGCTGGGCCTCGGCTCGGACGTCGAGATCCTGGACACGAACGTCGACCGCCTCCGCCAGATCGACAACGACTTCGGCGGCCGCATCCGCACGGTCACCTCGAACCGGCTGGCCGTCGAGGAGTCCGTGCTGGCGGCCGACCTCGTCATCGGCGCGGTGCTGGTGCCCGGTGCGAAGGCGCCGAAGCTGGTGTCAAACGACCTCGTCAGCCGGATGAAGCCGGGCAGCGTGCTCGTCGACATCGCCATCGACCAGGGCGGCTGCTTCGCCGACTCCCGCCCGACCACGCACGACGAGCCCACCTACCAGGTGCACGAGTCGGTGTTCTACTGCGTCGCGAACATGCCGGGCGCGGTGCCGCGGACCTCGACCTACGGCCTCACCAACGTGACCCTGCCGTACGCCGTGCAGCTCGCCGACCACGGCTGGAAGTCGGCCCTGACCGCCGACGCGAGCCTCGCGAAGGGCCTCAACACCCACGCCGGCCAGCTGACGAACGAGCCGGTCGCCGTCGCGCACTCGCTGCCCCACACCTCGGTGGAGAGCGTTCTCGCCTGA
- a CDS encoding ATP-binding protein, giving the protein MSDDLAMLLGTQETTSLEFKQSAKDRDKLSKAICALANDLAQKGGGHLLIGVDDSGVPVAGVDTSDDELLRLTEIRDSGQVLDRPSMTVEVATFAGKPIVHIEVKASGTPPVRYKGKIWVRPGPTTREASRDDERVLSERRRALDLPYDSRPLSTATLGDLDLVLFRSDYLPSIVAPEVIEENGRSIEQQLSSLRLADSADAVVRPTVLGLLVLGLNPSAHIPGAYVQFVRYSGTGFDAPILDDQEMRGNLVGTATRLAAVLRGHLHTRLSEGDGFREEKKPDYPLDALREVCMNAIMHRNYENSNAPVRITWFEDRIEILNPGGPFGQVRPDNFDRVNDYRNPSLAAAMKSLGYVNRFGRGIGRIRAALEANGNPAPEFDVDTSSWSVVLRRAC; this is encoded by the coding sequence ATGAGCGACGACCTGGCCATGCTGCTCGGCACTCAGGAGACCACGAGCCTGGAGTTCAAGCAGTCCGCCAAGGATCGCGACAAACTCAGCAAGGCGATCTGCGCACTCGCCAACGATCTTGCCCAGAAGGGCGGCGGTCACCTTCTGATCGGTGTCGACGACAGCGGTGTACCCGTCGCGGGCGTTGACACGAGCGACGATGAACTCCTCCGTCTGACGGAAATTCGGGATAGTGGGCAGGTTCTCGATCGGCCGTCCATGACTGTCGAAGTCGCTACCTTCGCGGGCAAGCCGATCGTCCACATCGAAGTCAAGGCCTCGGGCACACCACCTGTCAGGTACAAGGGGAAAATCTGGGTCCGCCCAGGTCCGACTACCCGCGAAGCCAGTCGCGATGACGAACGTGTGCTGAGTGAGCGCAGGCGCGCACTCGATCTGCCGTACGACAGCCGCCCTCTGAGCACGGCGACACTCGGCGATCTCGACTTGGTCCTGTTCCGGTCGGACTATCTGCCCTCGATCGTCGCGCCTGAGGTGATCGAGGAGAACGGCCGTTCCATCGAGCAACAGCTGTCTTCGTTGCGGTTGGCTGACTCTGCAGATGCCGTGGTCAGGCCGACTGTGCTTGGGTTGCTGGTCCTCGGCCTGAACCCAAGCGCGCACATCCCCGGCGCGTACGTGCAGTTTGTGCGATACAGCGGTACCGGCTTCGACGCGCCGATCCTGGACGACCAGGAGATGCGCGGAAACCTGGTCGGCACCGCTACCCGGCTGGCCGCCGTGCTCAGGGGACACCTGCATACACGGCTGTCCGAAGGAGACGGTTTCCGGGAGGAAAAGAAGCCGGACTATCCGCTCGACGCGCTCCGGGAAGTCTGCATGAACGCGATCATGCACCGCAACTACGAGAACTCGAACGCCCCAGTACGGATCACCTGGTTCGAAGACCGGATCGAGATACTCAACCCCGGCGGCCCCTTCGGCCAGGTGCGGCCGGACAACTTCGATCGAGTGAACGACTACCGCAATCCCTCACTGGCGGCGGCGATGAAGTCCCTGGGCTACGTCAACCGGTTCGGGCGCGGAATCGGCCGGATACGAGCCGCGCTCGAGGCCAACGGCAATCCGGCACCGGAATTCGACGTGGACACGTCTTCATGGTCGGTTGTACTGAGGAGGGCTTGTTGA
- a CDS encoding ParA family protein, translated as MTSIALFNNKGGVGKTTLAYHLAHMFQRLGHRVLAVDLDPQANLTAQFLSEDDLAVLWHEPQSPAWQEPSAKSPQLFSRVSANTGTMASAVAPIREGLGDIEVPDPVEITDNLWLLAGDLELSAFEDKLSAAWPAGFTGSDPAAHRTTTAFHRTIEQARRAVEANLVLIDVGPNLGAINRAALLSADTVLTPLAADLFSLRGLHNLGPTLREWRRIWQDVVLKVIPSDISAPAGTMTPLGYVVMQPIMRLDRPVKAYRRWLERIPQVYASAVIDQQIPGSPYEVATLKNYQSLMPLAHDARKPMFDLRSADGALGSTQTYVQQCYQDFQALARKVLTRLDEVQ; from the coding sequence TTGACGTCGATCGCACTGTTCAACAACAAAGGCGGGGTGGGCAAGACAACGCTCGCCTACCACCTCGCCCACATGTTCCAGCGCCTCGGCCACCGGGTGCTCGCGGTCGACCTGGATCCCCAGGCGAACCTGACCGCACAGTTCCTGAGCGAGGACGACCTCGCCGTTCTTTGGCATGAACCTCAGAGCCCAGCCTGGCAGGAGCCCTCCGCCAAGTCACCGCAGCTGTTCAGCCGGGTCTCGGCGAACACCGGCACAATGGCGTCTGCGGTAGCTCCGATCAGGGAGGGCCTCGGTGACATCGAAGTGCCGGACCCCGTCGAGATCACGGACAACCTGTGGTTACTCGCCGGTGACCTGGAGCTGAGCGCTTTCGAAGACAAACTGTCAGCAGCTTGGCCGGCTGGCTTCACCGGTTCGGATCCGGCCGCACACCGGACGACTACGGCCTTCCATCGGACCATCGAACAAGCGCGTCGCGCTGTCGAGGCAAACCTTGTCCTGATCGATGTCGGACCGAATCTCGGCGCGATCAACCGGGCTGCGTTGCTGTCCGCCGACACCGTTCTCACCCCGTTGGCAGCGGACTTGTTTTCTCTTCGCGGCCTCCACAACCTCGGGCCCACGCTCCGGGAGTGGCGGCGGATCTGGCAGGACGTCGTCCTCAAAGTCATACCCAGCGATATCTCAGCTCCAGCAGGAACGATGACACCGCTCGGTTACGTCGTCATGCAACCGATCATGCGGCTCGACCGCCCGGTGAAGGCGTACCGCAGATGGCTGGAACGCATTCCTCAGGTGTACGCCTCAGCTGTAATCGACCAGCAGATACCGGGTTCACCGTACGAGGTCGCGACGCTGAAGAACTACCAAAGCCTCATGCCATTGGCCCACGACGCACGGAAACCCATGTTCGACCTCCGCTCGGCCGACGGTGCGCTGGGCAGCACACAGACCTACGTCCAGCAGTGCTATCAAGATTTCCAGGCGCTCGCTCGCAAGGTGCTGACCAGGCTGGACGAAGTTCAATGA